In Streptomyces sp. SN-593, a single genomic region encodes these proteins:
- a CDS encoding Gfo/Idh/MocA family protein, producing the protein MKIGVIGLGDIARKAYLPVLAAQPGLELHLHTRTPATLAAVGDAYRLPHRHATLDALLDQGLDAAFVHAPTVHHGEIGARLIEAGVPTYVDKPLAYDLAGARRLVDLAETRGVPLAVGFNRRHAPGYAQCLDHPRDLILMQKNRVGLADEVRTVVFDDFVHVADTLRFLAPGPIEQVRVSARVRDGLLHHVVAHLSGDGFTAIGSMNRMSGSTEEILDVSGADSRRQVLNLAEVVDHKGQPSVRRRGDWVPVARQRGIEQVALAFLDAVRAGRPLDARDALRTHELCERIVAEITGSPVPGQETG; encoded by the coding sequence TTGAAGATCGGCGTCATCGGACTCGGTGACATCGCGCGGAAGGCGTACCTGCCGGTGCTCGCGGCGCAGCCGGGGCTGGAACTGCACCTGCACACCCGGACCCCCGCGACCCTGGCCGCGGTCGGGGACGCCTACCGGCTGCCGCACCGGCACGCCACCTTGGACGCACTGCTGGACCAGGGCCTCGACGCGGCCTTCGTGCACGCCCCCACCGTCCACCACGGGGAGATCGGCGCCCGCCTGATCGAGGCCGGTGTCCCGACCTACGTCGACAAGCCGCTCGCCTACGACCTGGCCGGCGCCCGCCGCCTGGTGGACCTCGCCGAGACGCGCGGCGTGCCGCTGGCCGTCGGCTTCAACCGCCGCCACGCACCCGGGTACGCGCAGTGCCTCGACCACCCGCGCGACCTGATCCTGATGCAGAAGAACCGGGTCGGCCTCGCGGACGAGGTGCGCACGGTCGTCTTCGACGACTTCGTGCACGTCGCCGACACGCTGCGCTTCCTGGCGCCGGGCCCGATCGAGCAGGTCCGGGTCTCCGCCCGGGTGCGGGACGGGCTGCTGCACCACGTGGTGGCGCACCTGTCGGGCGACGGCTTCACCGCGATCGGGTCCATGAACCGCATGAGCGGGTCCACCGAGGAGATCCTCGACGTCAGCGGTGCCGACTCCCGCCGCCAGGTGCTCAACCTCGCCGAGGTGGTCGACCACAAGGGCCAGCCGAGCGTGCGGCGCCGCGGGGACTGGGTGCCGGTGGCGCGCCAGCGCGGCATCGAGCAGGTCGCCCTCGCCTTCCTCGACGCGGTCCGCGCAGGCCGGCCGCTCGACGCGCGGGACGCGCTGCGCACCCACGAGCTGTGCGAGCGGATCGTCGCGGAGATCACCGGGAGTCCGGTGCCGGGTCAGGAGACCGGTTGA
- the lnt gene encoding apolipoprotein N-acyltransferase translates to MTPTARPTPLPGEPRPARGRTRRPAPGHAENPPPGLTRRSAPGRARRTLGAVAAGALPALAFPAPSLWWLAYVALVPWLLLVRSAPTGRRAALDGWFGGAGFMLAVHHWLLPSLTVFLPVLALLLGGLWAPWGWLVRRLLGAGTGRPAVGTALVLLPSGWLLIELVRSWQYLGGPWGLLGASQWQVAPALRLASIGGVWLVSALVVLVNTAVAALCALPSARRAAAAALLASAVATGAVWLWAPRPQRAAPVRIAVVQPGPVAGPAARFAREVRLTRRLAGSRPDLVVWGESSVGVDLSDHPGTTATLAALSRLVGADLLVDVDAERADGTGISKTSALVGPHGVTGPTYDKMRLVPFGEYVPMRPLLGWATSVGKAAGEDRRRGSRQVVMDTGTLRFGPLVCFESAFPDMSRHLAADGARLLVAQSSTASFQGSWAPAQHASLAALRSAESWRPMVHATLTGISAVYGPDGTRVGHRVGTGGSTAAVYDVPTATDTSPYVRFGDWVPRLALLLVLAAAVRETVRTVRRGAAAAARAEATGPGRAAGVPGTEAPGGTEPARPADQGGDHPPATSDDLSEGAAPPAGSPAPAGLSAPPLNRSPDPAPDSR, encoded by the coding sequence ATGACGCCGACGGCCCGCCCCACCCCGCTCCCGGGCGAGCCCCGCCCCGCACGCGGCCGCACGCGGCGCCCCGCACCCGGGCACGCCGAGAACCCTCCCCCCGGGCTCACGCGGCGCTCTGCTCCCGGCCGCGCGCGGCGCACCCTCGGTGCCGTCGCCGCCGGCGCCCTCCCGGCCCTCGCGTTCCCCGCCCCCTCCCTGTGGTGGCTCGCCTACGTCGCCCTCGTCCCCTGGCTCCTGCTCGTCCGCTCGGCCCCGACCGGACGCCGGGCGGCCCTGGACGGCTGGTTCGGCGGCGCCGGCTTCATGCTCGCCGTCCACCACTGGCTGCTGCCGAGCCTGACCGTCTTCCTGCCCGTCCTCGCCCTCCTGCTCGGCGGGCTGTGGGCACCGTGGGGCTGGCTGGTCCGGCGGCTGCTGGGCGCAGGGACCGGCCGTCCGGCGGTGGGCACCGCACTGGTCCTCCTGCCCAGCGGCTGGCTGCTGATCGAACTCGTCCGCTCCTGGCAGTACCTCGGCGGCCCCTGGGGCCTGCTCGGCGCGAGCCAGTGGCAGGTGGCGCCCGCGCTGCGTCTGGCCTCGATCGGCGGGGTGTGGCTGGTCAGCGCCCTGGTGGTGCTGGTCAACACCGCCGTCGCGGCCCTGTGCGCGCTGCCGTCGGCGCGCCGGGCGGCGGCCGCGGCGCTGCTCGCCTCGGCGGTGGCCACCGGCGCCGTGTGGCTGTGGGCACCGCGCCCGCAGCGCGCCGCGCCCGTCCGGATCGCCGTCGTGCAGCCCGGCCCGGTGGCCGGGCCGGCCGCCCGGTTCGCCCGCGAGGTCCGCCTCACCCGGCGCCTGGCCGGCAGCCGCCCGGACCTGGTGGTGTGGGGCGAGAGCAGCGTCGGCGTCGACCTGTCCGACCACCCGGGCACCACCGCGACGCTCGCGGCCCTCTCCCGCCTGGTCGGCGCCGACCTGCTCGTCGACGTGGACGCCGAACGCGCCGACGGCACCGGCATCTCCAAGACCTCCGCACTGGTCGGCCCGCACGGCGTCACCGGCCCGACGTACGACAAGATGCGGCTGGTGCCGTTCGGGGAGTACGTCCCGATGCGGCCGCTGCTGGGCTGGGCCACCTCCGTCGGGAAGGCCGCCGGGGAGGACCGCCGGCGGGGGAGCCGTCAGGTGGTGATGGACACCGGGACGCTGCGGTTCGGTCCGCTGGTCTGCTTCGAGTCGGCGTTCCCCGACATGAGCCGCCACCTGGCGGCGGACGGCGCGCGGTTGCTCGTCGCCCAGTCGTCCACCGCGTCGTTCCAGGGCAGTTGGGCGCCCGCGCAGCACGCCTCGCTCGCGGCGCTGCGGTCCGCGGAGAGCTGGCGGCCGATGGTGCACGCCACCCTCACCGGGATCAGCGCGGTCTACGGCCCCGACGGCACGCGGGTCGGGCACCGCGTCGGCACGGGCGGCAGCACCGCCGCGGTGTACGACGTGCCGACCGCCACGGACACGAGCCCGTATGTGCGGTTCGGCGACTGGGTGCCGCGGCTCGCCCTGCTGCTGGTGCTCGCCGCCGCGGTCCGCGAGACGGTCCGCACCGTGCGCCGCGGGGCCGCGGCCGCCGCACGTGCCGAGGCGACCGGGCCGGGCCGCGCGGCCGGCGTGCCCGGGACCGAAGCGCCCGGCGGGACCGAACCGGCCCGCCCCGCCGATCAGGGCGGCGACCACCCGCCCGCCACATCCGACGACCTGTCCGAGGGGGCCGCTCCCCCCGCTGGGTCCCCGGCTCCCGCCGGCCTCTCGGCGCCCCCGCTCAACCGGTCTCCTGACCCGGCACCGGACTCCCGGTGA
- a CDS encoding SDR family oxidoreductase, whose product MKIDGSVALVTGGNRGIGEQFVKELLDRGAARVYAAARDPRKVAVPGAVPLTLDITDPASVRAAAEQAGDVTLLVNNAGIATGASVLDGDLADFRREFDTHVFGTLAVSRAFAPVLARNGGGGLLNVLSALSWVALPASAAYCAAKSAEWSLTNALRVELAAQGTQVTGLHMGYVDTDLTTDVQAPKSHPADIVRAALDGFAAGDFEVTADDTARQVKAALSAGAAALYPRLTAAPAV is encoded by the coding sequence ATGAAGATCGACGGCTCCGTCGCCCTCGTCACCGGCGGCAACCGCGGCATCGGCGAGCAGTTCGTCAAGGAACTGCTCGACCGCGGCGCCGCCAGGGTCTACGCCGCCGCGCGCGATCCGCGGAAGGTCGCCGTACCGGGCGCGGTCCCGCTGACGCTGGACATCACGGACCCCGCGTCCGTGCGCGCCGCCGCGGAGCAGGCCGGCGACGTCACCCTCCTGGTCAACAACGCGGGGATCGCCACCGGCGCCTCCGTCCTCGACGGGGACCTCGCCGACTTCCGGCGGGAGTTCGACACGCACGTCTTCGGCACGCTCGCCGTCAGCCGCGCGTTCGCCCCCGTCCTGGCCCGCAACGGAGGCGGCGGGCTGCTCAACGTGCTCTCCGCGCTGTCCTGGGTCGCCCTCCCGGCCAGCGCCGCCTACTGCGCGGCGAAGTCGGCGGAGTGGTCGCTGACGAACGCGCTGCGCGTCGAACTCGCCGCCCAGGGCACCCAGGTGACCGGCCTGCACATGGGCTACGTCGACACGGACCTCACCACCGACGTGCAGGCGCCCAAGTCCCACCCGGCGGACATCGTCCGCGCCGCGCTGGACGGCTTCGCCGCGGGCGACTTCGAGGTCACCGCGGACGACACCGCCCGGCAGGTCAAGGCGGCCCTCTCGGCCGGCGCCGCCGCGCTGTACCCCCGGCTGACCGCGGCGCCGGCGGTGTAG
- a CDS encoding DoxX family protein — MGSAYRKDIGLLALRLGAGSALFAHGAQKLFGWFGGGGLAATAGAMEHMGFRPGRPAAVAAGLGEAGGGALLALGLATPAAGAAAAGAMAGAVAVHAPAGFFAMSGGFEHPALLGWTAASLGLAGPGRFSLDHATGHCLDRPWVIAAAFGAAALAAAAVVTTRNRAVSEDASA, encoded by the coding sequence ATGGGATCGGCGTACCGCAAGGACATCGGACTGCTGGCGCTGCGTCTCGGCGCGGGGTCGGCGCTCTTCGCACACGGTGCGCAGAAGCTGTTCGGGTGGTTCGGCGGCGGCGGGCTCGCCGCCACCGCCGGCGCGATGGAGCACATGGGCTTCCGCCCGGGCAGGCCGGCCGCCGTCGCGGCGGGGCTCGGCGAGGCGGGCGGCGGCGCGCTCCTCGCGCTCGGCCTGGCCACCCCCGCGGCAGGTGCGGCCGCCGCCGGCGCGATGGCCGGTGCCGTCGCCGTGCACGCCCCGGCGGGCTTCTTCGCGATGTCCGGGGGGTTCGAGCACCCCGCGCTCCTCGGCTGGACGGCCGCGTCCCTCGGGCTCGCGGGCCCCGGGCGGTTCTCCCTCGACCACGCGACCGGGCACTGCCTCGACCGTCCCTGGGTGATCGCCGCCGCCTTCGGCGCCGCCGCTCTCGCCGCGGCCGCGGTCGTCACCACCCGGAACCGCGCGGTGTCCGAGGACGCCTCGGCCTGA
- a CDS encoding dihydrolipoyl dehydrogenase family protein, protein MNDAPRTYDVVVIGAGPVGENLAERTRAAGLSTVVVESELVGGECSYWACMPSKALLRPVAARADARRLPGLAAAAAGPLDSAEVLARRDEFTSHWKDDGQVQWLDSATIDLVRGRGRLDGPRQVVVDTPDGGTVRLAARHAVAVCTGTTAALPDLAGLADVKPWTSREATSARQVPESLVVVGGGVVAVEMATAWQALGARVTVLVRGGELLGRMEPFAGEMVADGLREAGVELRFGVSVASVVREGRQVRVGLDDGGELTADEILFAVGREPHTADLGLDTVGLTPGDWLEVDDTCQVTAVPDGWLYAAGDVNHRALLTHQGKYQGRMAGAAIAARATGRPVDNSPWGAHVATADHAAVPQVVFTDPEVGSVGLTAQEAERSGRRVRAVDYDLANVAGASLYGDGYRGRARMVVDLDREVLVGVTFVGPGVSELVHSATVAVVGEVPVSRLWHAVPSYPTISEVWLRLLETYRG, encoded by the coding sequence ATGAACGACGCACCCCGCACGTACGACGTGGTCGTCATCGGAGCGGGCCCGGTCGGGGAGAACCTGGCCGAGCGGACCCGGGCGGCCGGGCTCAGCACGGTTGTCGTGGAGAGCGAACTCGTCGGCGGTGAGTGCTCCTACTGGGCGTGCATGCCGAGCAAGGCGCTGCTGCGGCCGGTGGCCGCCCGCGCCGACGCGCGCCGGCTGCCGGGACTGGCCGCCGCCGCGGCCGGGCCGCTGGACTCCGCCGAGGTGCTGGCCCGCCGGGACGAGTTCACCTCGCACTGGAAGGACGACGGCCAGGTGCAGTGGCTGGACTCCGCGACCATCGACCTGGTCCGGGGCCGCGGGCGGCTCGACGGGCCCCGGCAGGTCGTGGTCGACACCCCGGACGGCGGAACGGTGCGGCTGGCCGCGCGGCACGCCGTCGCGGTCTGCACCGGCACCACCGCGGCGCTGCCCGACCTGGCGGGACTGGCCGACGTCAAGCCGTGGACCAGCCGGGAGGCGACCAGCGCCCGGCAGGTGCCGGAGAGCCTGGTGGTGGTCGGGGGCGGTGTGGTCGCCGTGGAGATGGCGACCGCCTGGCAGGCGCTCGGCGCGCGCGTGACCGTGCTGGTGCGCGGCGGCGAACTGCTGGGCCGGATGGAGCCGTTCGCCGGCGAGATGGTCGCCGACGGGCTGCGGGAGGCCGGCGTCGAGCTGCGGTTCGGGGTCTCCGTGGCGTCCGTGGTGCGCGAGGGCCGCCAGGTGCGGGTCGGGCTCGACGACGGCGGCGAGCTGACCGCCGACGAGATCCTGTTCGCGGTCGGCCGCGAGCCCCACACCGCCGACCTCGGGCTCGACACGGTCGGACTCACCCCCGGCGACTGGCTGGAGGTCGACGACACCTGCCAGGTCACCGCGGTTCCCGACGGCTGGCTCTACGCCGCGGGCGACGTCAACCACCGGGCGCTCCTGACCCACCAGGGCAAGTACCAGGGCCGGATGGCCGGGGCGGCGATCGCCGCGCGCGCCACGGGCCGGCCGGTGGACAACTCGCCCTGGGGAGCCCACGTCGCGACCGCCGACCATGCGGCGGTGCCGCAGGTCGTCTTCACCGACCCCGAGGTCGGCTCGGTCGGCCTGACCGCCCAGGAGGCCGAGCGCTCCGGGCGGCGGGTGCGGGCGGTGGACTACGACCTCGCGAACGTCGCGGGGGCGAGCCTCTACGGCGACGGCTACCGGGGCCGGGCGCGCATGGTGGTCGACCTCGACCGCGAGGTGCTGGTCGGGGTCACCTTCGTCGGGCCGGGGGTGAGCGAGCTGGTGCACTCCGCCACCGTGGCCGTCGTGGGCGAGGTGCCCGTCTCCCGGCTCTGGCACGCGGTGCCCTCCTACCCCACCATCAGCGAGGTGTGGCTGCGCCTGCTGGAGACCTACCGGGGATGA
- a CDS encoding histidine phosphatase family protein: MGELVLIRHGETEWSQSGQHTSYTDLPLTEHGEDQARSLAPLLATRHIGCVISSPMQRAQQTAKLAGLDHVRIDPDLHEWDYGGYEGVTTRDIHRTRPTWEIWTDGVVPGPEAHPGESPEQVGDRADRVLARVEAAFTNGDGGDVVLVAHAHFLRVLTARRLGLPPADGALFQLATGTVSRLGTEHGRHVLTAWNRLP; this comes from the coding sequence ATGGGTGAGCTCGTCCTGATCCGGCACGGCGAGACCGAGTGGTCGCAGTCCGGTCAGCACACCAGCTACACCGACCTGCCGCTGACCGAGCACGGCGAGGACCAGGCGCGGTCGCTGGCGCCGCTGCTCGCCACCCGGCACATCGGGTGCGTGATCAGCAGCCCGATGCAGCGCGCGCAGCAGACCGCGAAGCTGGCCGGCCTGGACCACGTGCGGATCGACCCCGACCTGCACGAGTGGGACTACGGCGGCTACGAGGGCGTCACCACCCGCGACATCCACCGCACCCGGCCGACCTGGGAGATCTGGACCGACGGCGTGGTGCCCGGTCCCGAGGCGCACCCCGGGGAGAGCCCCGAGCAGGTCGGCGACCGCGCCGACCGCGTGCTCGCCCGGGTCGAGGCGGCCTTCACCAACGGCGACGGCGGCGACGTCGTCCTGGTGGCCCACGCGCACTTCCTGCGGGTGCTGACCGCCCGGCGGCTCGGGCTGCCGCCCGCCGACGGCGCGCTCTTCCAACTCGCCACCGGTACGGTCAGCCGGCTCGGTACGGAACACGGCCGGCACGTGCTGACCGCCTGGAACCGCCTGCCGTGA
- a CDS encoding TetR/AcrR family transcriptional regulator, giving the protein MTTTAKPSPRDRLLDAAAELIYREGVGTGIDALCRAAGVSKRSMYQLFGSKDEVLAAALARQEPRLAALLMPPPGEPAAPRERILYVFRRMEEAAASPGYRGCPFLSAQVELKDPGHAASSVAARGKRGITDFFRAEAERAGVAEPGLLARRLAVVYDGASTRAGIGSEVLDGLAVSTAALLLDAAGLTEQEGPAEDTAGGAKDGGEAA; this is encoded by the coding sequence ATGACCACCACGGCGAAGCCCTCACCGCGCGACCGGCTGCTCGACGCGGCGGCGGAGCTGATCTACCGGGAGGGCGTCGGCACCGGCATCGACGCGCTGTGCAGGGCGGCCGGGGTCTCGAAGCGGTCGATGTACCAGCTCTTCGGCAGCAAGGACGAGGTGCTGGCCGCCGCGCTGGCCCGGCAGGAGCCGCGGCTGGCCGCGCTGCTGATGCCGCCGCCCGGCGAGCCCGCCGCCCCGCGCGAGCGCATCCTGTACGTCTTCCGGCGCATGGAGGAGGCGGCCGCCTCGCCCGGCTACCGGGGGTGCCCCTTCCTCTCGGCGCAGGTCGAGCTGAAGGACCCCGGGCACGCCGCCAGTTCCGTGGCCGCGCGCGGCAAGCGGGGCATCACCGACTTCTTCCGGGCCGAGGCCGAACGCGCGGGCGTGGCCGAACCCGGCCTGCTGGCCCGCCGGCTGGCCGTCGTGTACGACGGCGCGAGCACCCGCGCGGGCATCGGGTCCGAGGTCCTGGACGGCCTCGCGGTGAGCACCGCCGCACTGCTGCTCGACGCCGCCGGGCTCACCGAGCAGGAGGGACCCGCGGAGGACACCGCCGGCGGTGCGAAGGACGGTGGCGAAGCCGCCTGA
- the ung gene encoding uracil-DNA glycosylase — MLPDSWQAVLGEELDKPYFQQLTDFVAAERREHQVFPPEEEVFAALAATPFDKVKVLVLGQDPYHGAGQGHGLCFSVRPGVRTPPSLRNIFKELKDEFGYPVPDNGYLMPWAEQGVLLLNAVLTVREGEANSHKGKGWEKFTDAVIRAVSDRPDPAVFVLWGNYAKKKKPLIDADRHTVIEGAHPSPLSAKLFLGSHPFTQIDEAVKSQGHEPIDWRIPDLASV; from the coding sequence ATGCTGCCCGACTCCTGGCAGGCCGTACTCGGCGAGGAGTTGGACAAGCCCTACTTCCAGCAGCTCACCGACTTCGTCGCGGCCGAGCGGCGGGAGCACCAGGTCTTCCCGCCCGAGGAGGAGGTGTTCGCCGCCCTGGCGGCCACCCCGTTCGACAAGGTGAAGGTGCTGGTGCTCGGCCAGGACCCGTACCACGGCGCGGGGCAGGGCCACGGGCTGTGCTTCTCCGTGCGGCCCGGGGTGCGGACCCCGCCGTCGCTGCGGAACATCTTCAAGGAGCTGAAGGACGAGTTCGGCTACCCGGTGCCGGACAACGGCTACCTGATGCCCTGGGCCGAGCAGGGCGTCCTGCTGCTCAACGCGGTGCTGACGGTCCGCGAGGGCGAGGCCAACTCGCACAAGGGCAAGGGCTGGGAGAAGTTCACCGACGCGGTCATCCGCGCCGTCTCGGACCGCCCCGACCCGGCCGTCTTCGTGCTGTGGGGGAACTACGCGAAGAAGAAGAAGCCGCTCATCGACGCCGACCGCCACACCGTCATAGAAGGCGCCCACCCCTCGCCGCTGTCGGCGAAGCTCTTCCTCGGCAGCCACCCCTTCACGCAGATCGACGAGGCGGTCAAGTCCCAGGGCCACGAGCCGATCGACTGGCGCATCCCCGACCTGGCGTCCGTGTAG